The Nostoc sp. UHCC 0302 genome includes a window with the following:
- a CDS encoding MarR family winged helix-turn-helix transcriptional regulator, with amino-acid sequence MYRERDPGDRSIVRIWLTDEGRNLMKVLPSVGAQTINKAAEGISEVESKAALKILDQVDESQLHYLLTSILHPLNIVLWLR; translated from the coding sequence GTGTATCGAGAGCGTGATCCTGGCGATCGCAGTATTGTCAGAATCTGGCTCACGGATGAAGGAAGGAATTTAATGAAAGTCTTACCATCTGTGGGCGCACAGACAATCAACAAGGCAGCTGAAGGTATATCAGAGGTGGAATCAAAAGCCGCCTTGAAGATATTGGATCAAGTGGATGAAAGCCAATTGCACTATTTACTAACTAGTATTTTACATCCTTTGAATATTGTTTTATGGCTCAGGTAG
- a CDS encoding LysE family transporter, which produces MEIAISLPMNELFLSALSFGLAAGIKPGPLGVIVIQQTLSKGLPAGVRASLAPLITDGPIIIAALWFLSEFKSIDLFAAALSLVGGVYLLWLSAKMLRVSEISLTGKLKSQSSFATAVKVNLLNPGPYLFWFTVGGSYIIRGSTAESLVFVVTAIGTLIASKVAVAVLAVRFFPSLESRGYLLTMKFLAGTLLWFGLVSIVRAAELVLHYARDF; this is translated from the coding sequence TTGGAAATCGCTATCTCGCTGCCAATGAACGAGTTATTCCTGTCTGCACTGTCATTCGGATTAGCTGCGGGCATCAAACCGGGGCCGCTCGGCGTCATTGTGATTCAACAAACTTTATCGAAAGGACTTCCCGCCGGAGTGCGAGCAAGCCTCGCCCCGCTGATTACCGATGGCCCAATCATCATTGCTGCGCTGTGGTTCCTTTCTGAGTTCAAGAGCATTGACCTATTTGCCGCTGCCCTAAGTTTGGTCGGCGGAGTCTATCTGCTTTGGCTGTCTGCAAAGATGCTTCGCGTCAGCGAAATTTCGTTAACTGGAAAGCTCAAGTCACAAAGTTCATTCGCTACAGCAGTGAAGGTAAACCTTCTCAACCCAGGCCCTTATCTCTTTTGGTTCACTGTCGGCGGGAGCTACATCATTCGCGGCTCTACCGCCGAGAGCCTGGTCTTCGTAGTAACAGCTATTGGAACCCTTATCGCTTCTAAGGTTGCTGTTGCCGTTCTTGCCGTACGCTTCTTCCCTTCCTTGGAGAGCCGCGGCTATCTCCTAACGATGAAGTTCCTTGCTGGCACATTGCTCTGGTTTGGCCTCGTGTCCATTGTGAGGGCGGCTGAACTTGTCCTTCACTATGCCCGCGATTTCTAA
- a CDS encoding ShlB/FhaC/HecB family hemolysin secretion/activation protein, with amino-acid sequence MLNAVVSKPLKAQVPERPSTIPQIIPSDIQPPSTAPLQPQEPQQEPSRQLLAPSTPVPTPSEQFPSNLTETFIVEKFEVVGSTVFTQQELAKVLEEFTNRPISLAELYLARSKITDLYVSKGYITSGAYIPTQPILSGIIKIQVVEGKLTSITVRGTRRLNPNYIRSRITVANNGVLNQQRILETLQLLKLDPLIKNLSANLQGDNNPRESILVIDVEEAKTLSTQIILDNARTPAVGSFQRRLQVNEANLLSSGDSLSVGYSNTDASNFINASYTLPLNPRNGTLSFNYGTANSNVIERPFNTLDIKSAFRYYEVTFRQPIIQTVHHEFALGMTASRRGSEVTYAPLGERIGFPQLGSDREGHTRVSALRFFQEWTTRDSTQVFAVRSQFNLGIGVFDATVNKDSPDSRFFYWQGQAQWVSLLAPDTLLLLRLNTQIGSRPLPSLEQFSLGGIESVRGYRQDLLPADSGAFTSAEVQIPVLSIPKIKGLLQINPFVDFGFVWNNSYTNKLDYNTLASAGLGLRWSQGDRFTVRLDWGIPLVSIDSKKSTLQENGLYFSVQYNPF; translated from the coding sequence ATGCTTAATGCCGTAGTTTCCAAACCATTGAAAGCACAAGTTCCAGAGCGCCCCTCAACAATTCCACAAATCATACCTAGCGATATTCAGCCGCCTTCTACTGCCCCGCTCCAACCCCAGGAGCCACAGCAAGAGCCTTCTCGACAACTACTGGCTCCTTCGACTCCTGTTCCTACGCCCTCTGAACAATTTCCTAGCAATCTGACTGAAACTTTCATTGTGGAAAAATTTGAAGTTGTTGGTAGTACAGTTTTCACTCAACAAGAGTTAGCTAAAGTTCTTGAAGAATTCACTAATCGTCCTATCTCACTGGCAGAGCTATATCTTGCTCGTTCCAAGATTACTGACTTGTACGTGAGTAAGGGTTATATAACTTCTGGCGCTTATATTCCAACCCAACCAATTTTATCTGGCATCATCAAAATTCAGGTAGTTGAAGGTAAATTAACAAGTATTACTGTCCGAGGAACTCGCCGTTTAAATCCTAACTATATCCGCTCTCGCATAACTGTCGCTAACAATGGTGTTCTCAATCAACAAAGAATATTGGAAACCTTGCAGCTACTAAAACTTGATCCTCTGATTAAAAACTTGTCTGCTAATTTGCAAGGTGACAATAATCCTCGTGAGAGTATTTTGGTCATAGACGTGGAAGAGGCGAAAACCCTTAGCACTCAAATAATTTTAGACAATGCTCGAACACCTGCAGTCGGAAGTTTTCAACGCCGACTGCAAGTAAATGAAGCTAACTTGCTTTCTTCGGGGGATAGTCTAAGTGTTGGTTATAGTAATACTGATGCAAGTAACTTTATTAACGCCAGTTACACATTACCTCTCAACCCTCGAAACGGGACGCTCTCTTTTAACTACGGTACTGCCAACAGCAACGTGATTGAACGTCCTTTCAATACTTTAGATATCAAATCGGCTTTCCGATATTATGAAGTAACATTTCGCCAGCCAATAATCCAAACTGTTCATCATGAATTTGCTCTAGGGATGACTGCTTCCCGACGAGGAAGCGAAGTTACTTATGCTCCACTAGGAGAACGTATCGGTTTTCCTCAATTGGGTTCTGACAGAGAAGGACACACTAGAGTGTCGGCCTTGCGGTTTTTTCAAGAATGGACTACTCGTGACAGTACTCAAGTGTTTGCAGTGCGATCACAATTCAACCTCGGCATAGGTGTGTTCGATGCAACTGTGAATAAAGATTCCCCTGACAGTCGATTCTTTTATTGGCAAGGGCAAGCACAGTGGGTAAGCTTATTAGCTCCTGACACCTTACTTTTACTCCGGCTAAATACTCAAATTGGATCTAGACCACTACCATCTTTAGAACAGTTTAGCCTTGGTGGAATTGAAAGTGTACGGGGGTATCGGCAGGACTTATTACCTGCTGATAGTGGTGCTTTTACATCAGCTGAAGTCCAAATTCCAGTTTTAAGCATCCCTAAAATCAAAGGATTATTACAGATAAATCCTTTTGTTGATTTTGGTTTTGTCTGGAACAACTCTTATACAAATAAACTAGACTACAACACCCTTGCTTCTGCCGGTCTGGGGTTACGCTGGTCACAGGGAGATCGTTTCACCGTTCGTCTTGACTGGGGTATCCCTTTAGTATCTATTGACTCAAAGAAATCAACGTTGCAGGAAAACGGGCTTTACTTCTCCGTGCAGTATAATCCTTTTTGA